Part of the Planctomyces sp. SH-PL62 genome, CTCGCGGACGGACTCCAGGTACTCGTCGAGCTTGCGGCGGTCGGCCAGGCTGACGTCGCGGCGGAAGTCGTTCGCGTCGGCGAGCACGGCGTCGAGGACGCTCTGGTCGCCCCGGCGGGCCTCGTCCTTGAACAGGCGGTCGAACGCCAGCGCGGGGAACAGCTCCAGAGGCGTCGGGCTGGTGGGCGAGCTCCACGAGATGTGGGAGCTGTAGAGCATCGAGTAATTCTTATGCACCGACGGGTTCGCCTGCTCGCAGCCGAGCACCAGGCTGGGGACCTTGGTGGCCCCGGCGTGGCTCTGGGCGAGGAGCTGGTCGAAGCTCGTGCCCGAGCGGATCTCGCCCCCGGAGGCCAGCGGCGCGCCCGAGAGCAGGTTTCCGGTCTGCGAGCTGTGGATGTTCCCCTTCAGGGCTTCCTCGTTGTAGAGGCCCTTGATGAAGACCAGCTTCTCGCGGAAGTCGTGGAGCGGAGCGAGCACCTGGCCCAGCTCCATGTCCTTCCCTTCGCCCTTCGCCCACCACTCCTTGCCGTGGAAGCCGTTGCCGGCGAACAGGACGCCCACCCGCACCGGGGCCTCGCTCGCCGGCCGGACCGTCGCCGACTCAAGGCCCCACACGTTGCGCGATTCGAGCCACGGCAGCGACATCGTGACGCCCACGCCCCGCAGGAACGTGCGACGGGAGAACTGGGGGTTCGGCATGGGACACCTCGAAGGTCGGGGAGGAGGATGAAGGAAAGGGCGACGCGTGCGTCGAGGTCGGTCAGGGGGCCTCGGCGACCACGGTCCCGGCCCCGCGAAGCTCGCGAAACTGCCGGCTGCGGACGATCGCGTCGACCGCGGCCGAGACCCGATGTTGCTCCGATTCGAGGCGTCGCTGGATTTCGTCGAGCAGGGGCTCGTCCGAAAGCTGCACGCCCCTCCCCAGCGCGTAGCCGAGGAGCTTCTTGCAGAACTGGCGCTCGATCGCGTCGCGACGGCTCGTCAGCAGGTAATCGCGAAGGCCGTCCCCGCCGACGAATTCGGAGCCGTCCAGGACCTTCGCGCGGGCGTCGACCGGCTGGCCCGAGACGTCGCGCTCGCGGAATCGGCCGATCGCGTCGTAGGCTTCGAGAGAGAACCCATAAGGGTCCATCTTCGCATGACAGCCGGCGCAGCGGACGTCGCGGGTGTGTTTCTCGACGAGTTGACGGACCGAGAGGCCACCCCCCGCCTCCTCGTCGTCGGGCAACAGCGGGATGTCCTTGGGCGGCTTGGGGGTGGGCTCGCCGAGCAGGACCTCGGTGATCCAGTTGCCGCGGAGGATCGGGCTGGTCCGCGACGCCCCGGACTGCTTCGCCAGGGTCGCCGAGAGGCCCAGGATGCCGCCCCGTCCGTACTTCCGAACCCCGTCCACTCGCCGCCACTCGGGACCGCTCACGCCGGGGATCGCGTAGTGGCCGGCCAGCGCCTCGTTCAGGAACGCATGGTCGGCGTCGTAGATCGAAAGGACCGACGCGTCGCTCTGGAACAGGTCGGCGAAGAAGAGGATCGCTTCTTCATACATCGCCCCCTTGAGGGCGGAGAAGGTCGGAAAGTGGCGTTCGCTCTTCTCGTCCTGCGCGTCGAAATCATAGATATGCAGCCACTGACATGCGAACTCCTCGGCCAGTCGCCGCGCGTCGGGGGATCGCAGAAGTCGCTTCGCCTGGGCCGCGAGGACGTCGGGGTCGCGCAGGCGGCCGGACGCGGCGGCCTCGCGAAGCTCGGCGTCTGGGGCCGACGACCGCAGGAAGTAGCTCAGGCGGTTGGCCAGCTCCCAGTCGGAGACGGGGCCCGACTCCGTCCCCTCGGGCGCTTTCTCCAAACGGTACAGGAAGTTCGGAGAGACGAGGATCCGGGCCATCGCCAGGCGGAGGGCTTCGTCGTGGGGGATCTCCTCTACCCGAAGTCGGGCGTAGAGGTCGCGCAGGTCGCGCCCCTCCTGCTCCGTCGTCGGCCGACGATACGCCTGCGAGG contains:
- a CDS encoding DUF1592 domain-containing protein, translated to MRQRHGLAAGDAPGAARLILAEGATAGATPIKAGPFGPIALGSGDLIALVIAPRDGNHACDLTSVDLTVSEAGAGGRSWDLARDVTGDALAANPHADGFGNASVWHAFREPDKDADGLILPPGSLLFRWLSTPGAEEKKAIAEQVQRLLTAGPAGAEAADVALYHHLTSLGGPIVSARPGNGPIPADSTWGLDPVAFGPGAVADGIAPEDLAVRSPSALAVRLPSELVAGAELIGTGIVRPLEGGDDFVQLRISTEAPALAVGLRPDAPVLVTGDPAAARLKAAFDEFRRWFPPALCYEKIVPVDEVVTLTLFHREDEPLRRLMLDESETARLDRLWEELHFISQDALAQVDAFAQLMEYATQDSDPRLFEPFRKPIHEHAEAFRKALVDAEPRQLDALVAFASQAYRRPTTEQEGRDLRDLYARLRVEEIPHDEALRLAMARILVSPNFLYRLEKAPEGTESGPVSDWELANRLSYFLRSSAPDAELREAAASGRLRDPDVLAAQAKRLLRSPDARRLAEEFACQWLHIYDFDAQDEKSERHFPTFSALKGAMYEEAILFFADLFQSDASVLSIYDADHAFLNEALAGHYAIPGVSGPEWRRVDGVRKYGRGGILGLSATLAKQSGASRTSPILRGNWITEVLLGEPTPKPPKDIPLLPDDEEAGGGLSVRQLVEKHTRDVRCAGCHAKMDPYGFSLEAYDAIGRFRERDVSGQPVDARAKVLDGSEFVGGDGLRDYLLTSRRDAIERQFCKKLLGYALGRGVQLSDEPLLDEIQRRLESEQHRVSAAVDAIVRSRQFRELRGAGTVVAEAP
- a CDS encoding DUF1552 domain-containing protein; this encodes MPNPQFSRRTFLRGVGVTMSLPWLESRNVWGLESATVRPASEAPVRVGVLFAGNGFHGKEWWAKGEGKDMELGQVLAPLHDFREKLVFIKGLYNEEALKGNIHSSQTGNLLSGAPLASGGEIRSGTSFDQLLAQSHAGATKVPSLVLGCEQANPSVHKNYSMLYSSHISWSSPTSPTPLELFPALAFDRLFKDEARRGDQSVLDAVLADANDFRRDVSLADRRKLDEYLESVREVEQRIERAGMRGELQGWKPTLAEPNVPRPADGVPQDISEHMRLMCDILVLGFQTDATRVTTLKLNNDHSSLRFPQLGVDYMIHHLLSHADTPDWLKVNQLFTAQLAYIARKLDATQEGERTALDNTMLMLCSSMLSGGTHDATQLPVVLVGGGGGKLQGGRVLDYLKSPNRKMCSLYLSMLDKAGLHLDAFGDSTEPLGEI